From Sphingobium sp. B2D3C:
GGGGCCAAGCCGGCCGGGCCAGCCGCGCGCCCGGGTGCCAAGCGGCCCACCGGCGGCGCACGGCCGCGAAAGCCGGAGCGGGATTAGAGGCAAAAGCCCTCATGCGCTGACACACCGCCGTCACCCCGGACTTGATCCGGGGTCCAGCTATCTTCCGTTTCCCGTCACACTGCACTCAAGCCTTGATAGGTCCAACAGAGCAGCGAGACCCCGGATCAAGTCCGGGGTGACGGTAGAGGAGGACTGGACAGTCAACTGATTAGGCCCATGCAGGATTCTGCACTGCGGTATCGCGTGTCTGCTGCCCTACGCTCATCACCCCGCTTGATTTCGCAGGCGCACAATGACAAGGGCCTCTGCCATTGGAAAGGCGCAGGCCTTCCATTATATTCTTCATTCGACCGATCGAAAGGTCCGCCATGCGCACTCGCCTTTATCCGCTCAGCGAGCTGGAAGACATTCCCGGCACGACCGTGTTCAATGCCCGCCGTTCGCGTGAGGCCTATCACCTGCACAAATTCTGCATGTCGTTGATGGATGCAGGCAACCGCGCCGAGTTCAAGGACCATGAGCGCGCCTATCTCGACAAGTTCAAGATGAGTGAGGAGCAGAAGCGCGCCGTGCAGGATCGCGATTTCAGCAAGCTCATCGATCTGGGCGGTAACATCTACTTCCTCGTCAAGCTCTCCAATACCGACGGCTGGAGCACGCAGCGCGCGGTGAGCTCGATGACCAACATGACGCCCGACGAATATGCCGCGATGATGCGGTCCGGCGGTCGCTCGCCGACTGGCCAGCGCTCCAAGCGGGAGGGCAACTGACATGGCACGGATCACCGCCGGCATTGCCACCAGCCATGTGCCGGCCATCGGCGCGGCCTTCGACACCGGTCGCTCGACGGACGATTACTGGAAGCCGATCTTCGATGGCTATGAGTGGGTGAAGACCTTCGAGCAGGAAGAAAAGCCCGACGTCGTCATCCTGTGCTACAATGATCATGCCTCCGCGATGATGCTGGACGTGGTGCCGACCTTCGCGCTCGGCATGGCCGAGGAATTCGAGCCGGCCGACGAAGGCTGGGGCAAGCGCGAGGTTCCGGTTGTCGAGGGACATATCGAGCTGGCCGCGCACATGGCCGAACAACTTGTCATCGACGAGTTCGACATGACCCTGATGAA
This genomic window contains:
- the ligA gene encoding protocatechuate 4,5-dioxygenase subunit alpha, producing the protein MRTRLYPLSELEDIPGTTVFNARRSREAYHLHKFCMSLMDAGNRAEFKDHERAYLDKFKMSEEQKRAVQDRDFSKLIDLGGNIYFLVKLSNTDGWSTQRAVSSMTNMTPDEYAAMMRSGGRSPTGQRSKREGN